The sequence below is a genomic window from Macadamia integrifolia cultivar HAES 741 chromosome 1, SCU_Mint_v3, whole genome shotgun sequence.
tattcttcttctcttattttcttcttcccttatgGTTTCCATCTGTTATTTCTCTGCCATAAAGCATATTTTCCAAACAACCAGCCTTGTCACCATCATTTCCCCATAAACCTCAAGCAGAAATTTGAAATAGATGTTTTGCTAATACTGTATGCACACATTTGGTCATCAACaagacttcttttttctttcttgggatATCGAGCTTTGTGCTATCGCTATGTTAATTCACATGCCCTTTTTTAAGGTGGATTCCTATGtatcttctcccttctcttttccCCTGAATtcatctcttttctctttcttccctttacttactatgttttatttatttggaacAGAAGACTATTCTTCCCATGAAACCACCTTCTTAACCATCATTTCTCCATCACAGCCCCCTCTTTCTACAGCAATCTCCTACCAAAATCAATACCTACAAAATTCACTTTCAATAACAATCAAACCTTaccgctttttttttttttttggatagaatctAACCTTAACTCTGGTGATAGTTTTCTGAATACTTTATTTGAAGTCCATCAATAGCAGAATGCAAAACCTCCATCCAACTTCAGCGACCCTACTTCTCACCTCTACTCCCCAACCTGTCCCAATAGTCAACTATCATTCCCTCTAAGCCTAATGCTAATTTCCCTTTTACTTTCACACTTTTTTCTACCTAAAAAGCAAGCATTCTCTTTCATAGTTCACCCCTAGCTGGCTGCTATTCTAGGATACCTTTGGCTCATTTACACTCTTTGAAGACTGATTTCACTATACAGCCTAGTTCTACATCATTCTTTCAATCACAAATGTTAACTGTTCTCCCATTTCATACCCTTTTATTACTTAAATTGAATTAAGTAATTTGTATCTTGGCCCAGTTTATCTTGAAAACTTTTGATTCTAAGAGACTAAGACATCAGTCAATTGGTCCCCCAATACTTGGTGAGGTTGCAAGTTGCAACTtatggacattcctcctggTAGTGTAAAAAAACACCACCAGAATTACCACCAGCATGCTTTTCTTACACTCTTCCAACATTGTTTAATATTGGTGATATAGTAAATATAGTTAATCAAGAGGATGGATCTCGgcgcaacagtaaggttgctccattgcaaccaagtggtcacaggttcaagTCAAGAAACAGTCTCTCTGCAAAGCAGTGGTGAAGCTGTGAGCaatatgaccctccccagaccagACAGTAGAGGGACactcgtgcactgggtatgcccttttacTAAATACAGTAAATCAGTATAGGCCATAATATTCCATGCATTTTCCTAACCTCACTTGAGATATCTGGTTGTAAATCCTTCCGCACTTTCATCTTCTCAAAGGTTCTTTAAGTTCAAATAATAAAACTCCATGAACAGAACTAGAATCTCTAACCTCATcgaaacaacaaaaaaactgaaatgttTCCCATTAATTCCtaaaatatttatgaaaatgATTTGCTACCTTCTTTCATCTCATCATTCTTTACTAAGACTATGTTGTAGAACCGGTACGTCAGTCCAAGATGGGGATGAATTGGGTAGTGTGGaataaaaaaactaattaaaattttctATCCAAATGATGAATGCAAGGGTGTAGATAAAATCACAATACACAATAATGAGAGGGGGAAAGATAAAAGGTAGACAATACGATTTAAGGCAGTCGGCCTATTACCTACGTCCACCACCAAGTGATACACACCTGGACTTTCcactatcaaaatcattttCCAAATGGCAATGACaagccttcttttttctttttcttttttttttttttttttttttggggtggggggggtcaCAATCAAACCCAATTGCTTTTTCTTGGTAGCAATCACACCTTACAAAATCACCTTGTGATTACACTTGGAGACACCCTACCTCCCACACTAGGTCCTTcaatgaagagaaagaaaaaaaaagctccATAGCCAAGATTTACAAGATTAAGCACATAGAAAAACCTCTAAAAGGTAGAATACGCAACTGTAAAGAACAACTAGAATGATTTTCAAAAACTCTTGAACTTAAGACTAAAATATGTGCAAATGATGTCCCAAGGTCTTGTTGAGAGATGTCCCAAGGCCCCCTATATATAGCCCATTCACAACTGTAAAAGAACTAgtcatttttttatggttggATGTTGAGCTATTGACCCCGGGTTCAGGTTGTTGACCCCAATATGGCCGTTGCACGCTAACGGCTCAATGTTGGCCAACAGACACCTCCACGGTCGACCCCAAGAACAGACAGCCAACCCTTGGGCACCATAATGGCTATAACATGCTCTCCTGAACTTGTGTTGATCTAATTCAAGGACCAAATGAAAGCTAGCCTAGAGAGCTTAATACAAACAGAAACTTTTCATAAAGTCGCTCCATCCCAAAAAGTGACGCAATCAAACACCACACATTACCATTGTGTGCTCCATCCATTACCACCAAAAATCATCCTAAATCCTTGGGGAGATTCCTGCAGTGAATTGCTGCATCCAATCCAGCGTTTCAAAACATGGAGCACACAATTTTGAATTGGATGGAATAGAAATGAACCAAATGAAAGCTAGCCTAGGGTTTCTTGGCATGAATCGGCTGGAATAGAATCCAGTCACACCTAGTTCTGATCCAAATCGGCCAATCCACCGATCTGATTCCCTAGTTTTGGAACCGTGAGTCAATCCCACAAGAAGTTGACTCCTTGACACTAGAAATGATTTGGTTTGCAAATCATGGATAGTCAGGGGTCAAAGGAAAATCTGTGACAGCCTAACCTGATTCACTCCAAGTCTCACACCATGAAACAGTAACATACAGTAAAAGGATGATTTAGGGTAGTACACAATGAACTGTTAAAACATGTCAATTTGTCAATACATAGGGGAAGTAAGTGAAAAAGCCTACTTGTGCATTTTGTTTCAGCATgtcaaaaaaaccaaaaacagcACAGAGAAGAATAGTACCTCTTGGTCTGACTTCTCATTTTCAAATTTGGGATAAAAGGTGGCTCTAATTTGGGCAAGCGAATATGTAAAGTTATCCACATTGAAATCTTCTCCCAGTGGACCTTTAAATATCTTACTCAAACCAACACTGTTAGTTGACGCAGTTTTAGCACCCTGCACCTGAATTTCAGAGGCTGTCAAACTTTGATTAGGAACCGGAGTCTCAACTGCCACTTCTGTGGCTCCACTAATTGTTCCATAGTGCTTGGGCTGCCAAATGGCTTTTTGACTTTTCACAGGGACCTGGTTTGCCAATGGAACACTCCCAAATTGTGTAGATGAAATTGGAACAGATGTCTGCCCAGTATTTTCCCCGATACTCAACCCACTCAGTCTATCGGAAATTGCTTCGGCAGGCGCTCGCGTAGCCGCCGGAGATGAATGAAGTCCTCCACTTTGCATCTCTTTCCATACTCCCACTCTTTTGCCAGCCTTTCTCTGCATAACGATCGAGAAAGCAAATCATAACATAAATCCATATATGGAATTATCTTCTGAAGCACTAGGTCCACGCATTTCACGTGATCATAGGCATCGGCATCAAACCGACTTCAAACAAAGAACCAATAAACTCCTACGACGGAAACAAGATCATCGCTAAGAGAAGGCCACAACGAATGCGAgaggaaacagaaacagaacacGATAGCAAAGAACAGCAAAATTAAAGCCAAGAGCAAATTACAGTATCAAgttcataaaattttaaaacaatcgAAAGAAGTAAACGAATTCTTCAGTGGAAAATctataccaaaagaaaaaaaaattgaaaatcggTAACAAAACTACATAGTTTGATCATCGTACCTGGTGGTTTGGCATCGGCAAATTAGAGACGGAGCTGCTGAATCTCAGAGCCTGTGTTACGGGAAGAAAAGCGGACAAAGAAGAACGATTGTTGAAAAGAATGAAACTCCTGGGATTGGTAGCAGCGGTGGGGATAGTAAGCGCAAAAAAACAGATAATCCTCTGCGGGACCGACATTCATTGAAAGCTTTGCAACAAAAtgcaagtatatatatatatagagagagatagacgatgagagagagagtgcgTATGTTAGCAGTTATGATAGGTGCTTCTGGAGGCGGCACTGGACCGATTGAAAAGGGGGAGTGAAACTAGAAAGTGGCCTTTTTAGGCTATTCAAAACTAAATTAGATAACcaatcatcaatagaagaatcctaCGTTGTATCCTCTTCTTCGTAGCCACTTTACACTCAGAGGCAGAGCTAGCTTTTTCCAGAGTGAGTTCGTCTCTCTACTGTGTCCGGTCTAATCCTGCGTTTGCTCCGAATGGGATAGGCCTGAGGAAACGAGAGATCCCATCAACTTTTTGGATGTTCCCTAGGCCCATGGGTGGGCTGTAgcacctaagggtgtcaatatgtAGGGTTGATAATGGGCCAAATGGAAACCAAATTGTTAAGCCAAAAAATCGATTTCGGTCTGATTTGGATCAGTTTTTATTGGCTCGATGTAACGAGCTGTTATTGGGCTGCTaccattttggtttggattttttcaTACAAATGTATTTAAAAAGGGAGGAGATTAGGTATGTCGTCGATTTTCTTGGAGCTAATAGTTCATCTAATGGGAGGGGAATATGAGACTTTTCCAAGGAAATGAGGAGGGAGGTAGACACAAATCTGAGTATACCGGCAGCATACACTGTCTTTTCCCATTTAAAAAATTGGAGGAAATTAGGCACACTACTGGCTTTCCTGAAGCTAATGGCTCAAACAATGGGGGATTGGAATAGGATAAGCAGGGGACTTTTCCAAGGGCGGAGGAGAGAGGCAAACACAATGCTAGCGTGTATGacattttctattaaaaagtATTGAAATAATGGTTTTTATCgacttttttatatttattggttttaaacggtttcgatatGGCTTTTATATCAATTTTGAGTTTGGCTTCAATTTATATCGGTTTCATAAAACACCAAACTGCTAGTGGTTTGGTTCATAATGAACCGATGAGCTTCAATTGGTTTGACTGATATGAACTTAAAATGGTACCCTGGCTAACACATAACTAGATCCTCGTCAGTGCCACTGGAGGCCCAACCCGCGTCCAATAGCTAGGAGGACTTAGACACACAACCCAACACATGGACGCACACCCTTGGGTCCTCCCAACCATTGGACGTGCAATGGGCATCTAGTGCCACTAGAAAAGGATCTGAATCCAACATAGAACTATCTCCTCGTATGAAATGACATTATTGCCCTTTTTCATGTATTAGTGCATTTCTTTATACCGCTTGCTCAAATAACCTTCTCCCTAATTCCTTATTTACCAATAAGCAAGTTTCATATATCGGGCAAAAACACAAAGTCAATGAAAACTTGGACCTAGTATGGTCATATCTTAAACATGGACGAGTCTTTCTAACTCTAtgacaagattttatttttattttttatttttttactggaCTTGGGTGATTTGCCCGAGACAAAACATGATATTCcaactatgtttgtaattaacaAGGATCCACTAGCCATCTCGTgcatggatttagttcatgGAATATGTCGGTTCCAAAACTAATACCTATACCAATACGTATCAAATCCATATCGATGTATCATGCATTTTTTCCCTCAAATATATCAATGCCAAACATTCTTTTACCATTTTGCCCTCTATCCATGTTGTACCACCAATCGGGTATCGTccatgtaatatcccgcttcttaaaccctgTCTGATTTCgtgattgaaccggtttaaccatgcaggaaccgagccagaggatattagagcgggttccttatgggctatgatgacacgggtgactttaaacaccggctggcccgacaagtctgagccagtgccagaagagacgggagtgccaaaaccgtgtacgtgcacctaccataaggctatgtacggataaaacatgtattatatccgtattttaaggtatatacgtatgctacatcgtatgcttgggatggggtccgagccgaggtctgaacccggtcaaaatcccatgtcttgactctcgggtgggtataacaggtgggtacacccacccacctgagtgacccatccgacactattcacttaattaggaatagtatataagactttatgatttattttctttccatttattaccctcgtacgtttggtgagaaaagtaaagaggagagagaaaagaaagggaagaaggaaggaagaggaagaaaggaaggattccgcggcgccgaagctagatcttgccattccggtgccgggagtgtaatcttcaactctagatctacagttggaggtaagaaaagttgggttttacgaacattaaccatacccacgctttaaacccttgattcgagtatggtttcttaagatcttgtaaacaccctttgaaatgatgaatctaaggtttaatagatgatttatgtgttgatcttgaaggatttgaagagatattgacaaggtagaaggagctttgtgagttggaagtgatttggagggtttgaagccATTTtttagcaaagaaggtaagatggttctcctcactcgaatctaacttagatctaagctagaaccatcctatatgactttaaaggtgtgaagaatgggttgagaaaagccctatttgggtccccaaggaatggaggaagttgagaagaaactggggtttttccgccaaaaccggcgggtacaaccggcgggtccctacccgcctgagagcacccacctgagagggcaggggggtccctggccaaaccggcgggtaggaccggcgggtcctaccggcgggtccatacccgccggtccaaaccggcgggtaggaccggtgggtaggcagcccacctgtccgacccacctgagtggccccgaaggtgatccgtaggtccgattgagcccaaatcggacgtgtgaccttctttcgacgttctaaacacgattttgaagtcggatttcattaattttgattctaaaatggtgaagtactaaccccgctcaattatgttaggttcgccaaatcatacccgattcgctccggatctcgcccgtaccgatcgggactccttgtacgctacaagtaagtggagagaggacgtttggccttgtttcaaggcatttgtttggcattcatataactatatctaatctagtcatgtcatcatgaatatgctatatagattagtcattcttcgcattgatgtgcatttatgctatgtttacttttcaaatgcaaattgaatgtgatgttatatgttgaatgtggacatcatgttgcataatgcattgatagattagatgccgtggtcggcttgaaaacgaatgcattggtggcccgtggtatgggacacggtggcactatgcagtcgtactacatataggagcatgcggtattaggattctcaccatcccgtgctacgacccttcccaacaggggttaaggtgttgggttgccatttgggggaagcaggggtcgcggttgtcggacactgtggcggttaggcattacgcccggcgagtcatgtaggacagtcggcaaccccggtggtatttcaagagggccaatcgtactgcttttaaattgctgaagtcagcactgtcatttaatttatttacatttctgttgagagccggtggacggcattgtctttatttttctgagtactcacggtgggccttcttcaacagccctatgggcgtatcgcgggagggagttcgcggctcgtacccggagtatacgcgcactgtggttgtagtagcactaaaaccaaagacttagtaatgttgattaggtgtatgtgatataaaatgacttgcatggcatgtagtgcatatgatgtgatgtgatgtgatgtgatgtgtggactgttgtgtgtggtccacctctctacttactgagctagtgagctcattccacgtgtacacccctttttagatgattttgcaggtcattcatctgaggagcatggggtgggtcccacagtcgagtttcctggagaggactggtggacccctgatgagtttgagcacggcgtagactgcgcgtgtgagagctgtgttgcgggacagcggttctgaggccgagctgagctccagccttgataccgatgccgggctgtgtactctgatattttgataatttccctgtatatatatttgatattcaaactttattcttttttgtgtatatatatcatgccttcgggcccaaatgtatataattatggtattgccatttgggtatcaggtatatgggaattattacaggtaaaacttagtcttccgctgatttgatgagttgatattagtgtgtgtatgctgtggtggaatacagtgtctgatgatcctggcaggtttgggttaaccggtgttaactcggtcaccgctccggttcagtgtgaacggggtgtgacagtgatCATAGAGGAGGGTCACCAATAAACACCAAAACTATGGTTAGGTATCCCCAAAATTACCGAGCGAACAAGCTCCATTCTCCTAGCCATAAAGagtaaattttcttttcaccctGCTACCCGGCCCTAAACCTTGTCTAGAATCAGAAGCAAGGACTCCTCTTTTACCctacctttgaaaattttaacacCCAAGTACTGGGTAGGGAAGTTACACATAGGGATGCCTAAAACATCAATAATAGCCTGTTTACACTAGGGAGGAACCGAACCTAGGAGCAGCTTACTCTTTTCAAGGTTGATTCGCTGCCCAGAAAATTCTtcatattttgaaagaaaaatctttagatTCTTCACATACCTAGTAGAGgcattaaagaaaataaagatgtcGCCCGTGAAAAGGCTATGGGCTGGAGTGACTACACCACGCGGACCAGACAgggatttcattttcttcttagcAACCAAATCAACTAGCCCTCTACAGAGCACCTCCTCAGCAATGATGAACAACAT
It includes:
- the LOC122076560 gene encoding tRNA ligase 1-like; translated protein: MSVPQRIICFFALTIPTAATNPRSFILFNNRSSLSAFLPVTQALRFSSSVSNLPMPNHQRKAGKRVGVWKEMQSGGLHSSPAATRAPAEAISDRLSGLSIGENTGQTSVPISSTQFGSVPLANQVPVKSQKAIWQPKHYGTISGATEVAVETPVPNQSLTASEIQVQGAKTASTNSVGLSKIFKGPLGEDFNVDNFTYSLAQIRATFYPKFENEKSDQEVRLRMIEMVSHGLATLEVSLKHSGSLFMYAGHEGGAYAKNSFGNIYTAVGVFVLGRMFCEAWGIEARKKQAEFNDFLERNRMCISMELATAVLGDHGQRPREDYVVVTAVTELGNGKPKFYSTPDIIAFCRKWRLPTNHIWLFSTR